The proteins below are encoded in one region of Halocatena salina:
- the meaB gene encoding methylmalonyl Co-A mutase-associated GTPase MeaB, with protein MSLVSDLLAGDHRALARTITTIENRDPGYRDLVSELHEHTGTADVIGITGSPGAGKSTLVDKLTREYRDRDLTVGVLAIDPSSPFTGGSVLGDRIRMGSTTGDMDVFVRSMSARGRLGGLSTATADAVKALDAFGKDKIIIETVGAGQNEIDIVKTADTVAVLVPPGTGDDIQMLKAGIFEIGDVFVVNKADLSGADRTVKELREMIRTREDYTSERNGTTGIDRAIDRTDTDWEPQILETIANAGEGVEELVSVLQAHADHLVESGKRTQRARQRYAQEISTHLREDLRHLTAQEIDAQGGLDEIVEAVTRRETDPYTIVDELIAPIEECIHHRAEQEQAEGER; from the coding sequence ATGAGTCTGGTTTCGGACCTGCTGGCGGGTGACCACCGGGCGCTCGCACGCACGATTACGACTATCGAGAATCGAGATCCCGGCTATCGGGATCTGGTAAGCGAACTGCACGAACATACCGGCACTGCGGACGTGATCGGTATTACTGGTAGTCCGGGCGCAGGGAAATCCACGCTCGTGGACAAGCTCACACGAGAGTACCGCGACCGCGATCTCACTGTCGGTGTACTCGCCATCGATCCGTCTTCGCCGTTCACTGGCGGGTCGGTGCTCGGCGATCGCATTCGGATGGGTTCGACCACGGGAGATATGGACGTGTTCGTCCGCTCGATGAGTGCTCGGGGACGACTCGGGGGGCTATCGACCGCCACAGCCGACGCCGTGAAAGCGCTCGATGCGTTCGGCAAGGACAAGATCATCATCGAAACCGTCGGTGCCGGACAGAACGAGATCGACATCGTGAAAACCGCCGATACGGTCGCCGTGCTCGTCCCCCCCGGAACGGGAGACGACATCCAGATGCTCAAAGCGGGTATCTTCGAAATCGGCGACGTGTTCGTCGTCAACAAGGCAGATCTTTCGGGAGCCGATCGTACCGTGAAAGAGCTCCGGGAGATGATCCGGACTCGCGAGGATTACACATCCGAACGGAACGGGACAACAGGGATCGATCGGGCGATCGATCGGACCGATACGGACTGGGAGCCACAGATCCTCGAAACGATCGCCAACGCCGGAGAGGGAGTCGAGGAACTCGTCTCTGTGCTCCAAGCGCACGCCGACCATCTCGTCGAATCGGGCAAACGAACCCAACGCGCCCGTCAGCGGTATGCCCAAGAGATCAGCACTCATCTCCGAGAGGACCTCCGACATCTCACTGCACAGGAGATCGACGCCCAGGGCGGTCTCGACGAGATCGTTGAGGCAGTCACCCGTCGGGAGACCGATCCCTACACGATCGTCGATGAACTGATCGCCCCGATCGAAGAGTGTATTCACCACCGCGCCGAACAGGAGCAAGCCGAGGGCGAACGCTGA
- a CDS encoding glycosyltransferase family 4 protein, producing MTSDISEKKILHVITRSDWGGAPRIVQLLADETAATTAVACGPGGKLIDRLRSVDVPVFEQPHLKRSIDPISDVRALYRLRQLIRRESFDLVHCHSTKAGALGRIAAAMTGTPSIFTVHGWGFYNTEYEWLSSGVSSGERALARLTDAIVCVSENDRNRGRENDILRHTTDSVIHNGIAPVSFSDDRATIDEEIDRDPETVIIGAIARLAPQKDPMAILETGARLQRRGTDVTVVIIGSGSLTADCREYIDDHDVDAHLLGFHQHALELLADIDVFLLPSRFEGFPLTVLECLHLGVPIVAYDVGGVSESIVDGETGFLVEPADLDQFVERVEKLVSDDGLREEMATRSRRRSKQFTVDRMVRDYEDVYADVLDCSASHRKPHEPLTRSG from the coding sequence GACTGGGGTGGAGCACCGCGTATCGTGCAGTTGTTGGCAGACGAAACGGCTGCTACCACGGCTGTCGCCTGTGGTCCGGGAGGAAAGCTGATCGACCGACTTCGTTCCGTAGATGTACCGGTGTTCGAACAGCCCCACCTGAAACGAAGCATCGATCCGATAAGCGACGTGCGCGCGCTTTATCGCTTACGGCAACTCATTCGACGGGAGTCGTTCGATCTCGTTCACTGTCACAGTACGAAAGCGGGGGCACTTGGACGGATCGCTGCTGCGATGACTGGAACGCCGTCCATCTTTACCGTTCATGGATGGGGATTTTACAACACGGAATATGAGTGGCTCTCGTCGGGAGTTTCCTCCGGGGAGCGGGCGTTGGCGCGACTCACCGACGCGATCGTCTGCGTTTCGGAGAACGACCGGAACCGTGGACGAGAGAACGACATCCTCAGACACACGACTGATTCCGTGATTCATAACGGAATCGCTCCGGTCTCGTTTTCCGACGACCGTGCGACGATCGACGAAGAGATCGACCGAGACCCGGAAACGGTTATCATCGGTGCGATCGCCCGGCTTGCCCCCCAGAAAGATCCGATGGCGATACTGGAAACTGGTGCTCGCCTCCAACGCCGTGGGACCGACGTGACCGTCGTTATTATCGGTAGTGGATCACTCACAGCTGACTGTCGGGAATACATCGACGACCACGACGTCGACGCTCATCTGCTCGGATTCCATCAACACGCGCTCGAACTGCTCGCGGACATCGACGTGTTTCTCTTGCCCTCGCGGTTCGAGGGGTTTCCTCTTACCGTGTTGGAGTGTCTGCATCTCGGTGTTCCGATCGTGGCCTACGACGTCGGGGGGGTTTCGGAGTCGATCGTCGACGGCGAAACGGGCTTTCTCGTCGAGCCTGCTGATCTCGATCAGTTCGTCGAGCGCGTCGAGAAGCTGGTTTCTGACGATGGGTTGCGTGAAGAGATGGCTACCCGATCTCGCCGTCGTTCAAAACAGTTCACGGTGGACCGGATGGTACGCGACTACGAAGATGTTTATGCTGACGTGCTCGATTGCTCGGCGTCGCACCGCAAGCCCCACGAGCCGTTGACACGATCCGGATGA
- a CDS encoding cobalamin B12-binding domain-containing protein, with the protein MSTEQGQGQRTIRCLVAKVGLDGHDRGAHVIARAFRDAGFEVIYSGLHKSPDEIVQAAVQEDVDVLGVSILSGAHNTLVPKIVDGLEEYSALSDMLVIVGGIVPEDDRPDLKELGVAEIFGPGASMEETIQFVRENAPER; encoded by the coding sequence ATGAGCACAGAGCAGGGACAGGGACAGCGAACGATACGCTGTCTTGTTGCCAAGGTGGGATTAGACGGACACGATCGGGGTGCGCATGTGATCGCCCGAGCGTTCCGAGACGCCGGATTCGAGGTGATCTATTCGGGTTTACACAAGTCGCCGGACGAAATCGTTCAGGCCGCGGTGCAAGAGGATGTCGACGTTCTCGGGGTTTCGATCCTGTCGGGGGCCCACAATACGCTCGTGCCGAAGATCGTGGATGGGTTAGAGGAGTACAGCGCGTTGTCGGACATGCTCGTGATCGTGGGGGGTATCGTTCCCGAGGACGATCGTCCTGATCTCAAGGAACTCGGTGTTGCGGAGATCTTTGGGCCAGGCGCATCGATGGAGGAGACGATCCAGTTCGTCCGCGAGAACGCTCCCGAGCGATGA